One window from the genome of Salisaeta longa DSM 21114 encodes:
- a CDS encoding SLBB domain-containing protein, with product MVQRLIALLVLGWAGFFMAGNVQAQQQPVPEAVQDELERRGMTVQEARQRAQALGIDLSNPQQAIRRARQLGIPEARIQALLQAVRQSQAASGAAGTSGAAITTPPQPTLTDRPTITPDSLSVTRLPQTVQVEVSLRSDSIMQRVQPFFLTPAGDTANVRRVQRIEGSVLRGTWQGELRIPRDSMAGTWTLFVRAATRDTTVSLLTGSRLVLLPEDFERDEDRRATRDSLQYFGYDVFNTIPQAFQPSPTGPVDDSYVVGPNDELRLTVWGGAEFQYDLQVDRQGRITIPSVGQYTVAGKSLADLRTDLRQWLGRYYSGLVSDPPTVFMDLMVTRVRPIQVYVLGAVPQPGGYTVSSYATVFNALYSVGGPLTSGSLRNIQVVRNGDVVDTVDLYGYLVGARAPNPVHLQGGDYIFVPPRGETVSIRGEVQRPAIYEVKPEETVSDLLQFAGGLTPEAYAQRFQISRIVPFAERDSTGIARTVLDRSLAAVRSDTAQVPLADGDEVRILSIRPDSDRVARANIPKVEVTGAVYQPGTYALGSGLRTVRDLVQRADGLTGDAYKPRAQLYRIGPNLDFQVTRLDLRAVMDDVPTANVVLRPGDSLHVASVQAMRQERTVRISGKVRNPGTYAYRDSMTVGDLLFMAGGLYDRQFLKEVFLGRADLYREMPDGKTKRIIPFDLARALRGGGFATRNLLPDDEIRIYADSLQELKDRFVRISGAVKAPGRYTYYDNMTLKDIIVQARGFTEGASLRSIEVTRMVRDNDVKRRARTIIVPLNMPGATSQNVSFSVGDTTRAMRSADTFVLEHRDRVFVRTSPSFQPQRTVVVRGEVTYPGEYTLLRSDETLASVIQRAGGILPTGYPKGGRLRRNGEQVIVEIGRAIARKGDANLSLQAGDEIIIPPQPNTVAVRGNVANEGLIKHNPGKRVEYYLDRAGGAQDDTKTILLTQANGATFRIQTGWFRVTPEVDDGATIRVIAKEPEPENQDDVDVGQVIQQTTAVLSSALTIIVLATRAFN from the coding sequence ATGGTACAGCGACTTATCGCCCTGCTCGTGCTCGGATGGGCTGGTTTTTTTATGGCCGGGAACGTGCAGGCGCAGCAGCAGCCGGTGCCGGAAGCGGTGCAGGACGAATTGGAGCGCCGGGGCATGACCGTCCAGGAAGCCCGGCAGCGCGCCCAGGCGCTGGGCATCGACCTCTCAAACCCCCAACAGGCCATCCGGCGGGCCCGGCAACTCGGCATTCCGGAAGCGCGGATACAGGCGCTGCTGCAGGCGGTGCGGCAGTCACAAGCGGCATCCGGGGCGGCAGGCACCAGCGGTGCAGCCATCACAACGCCCCCTCAACCGACGCTCACCGATCGGCCCACCATCACGCCCGATAGCCTCTCGGTAACGCGTTTGCCACAGACGGTACAGGTGGAGGTGTCGCTCCGCTCCGACAGCATCATGCAGCGCGTGCAGCCGTTTTTCTTGACACCGGCGGGCGATACGGCCAACGTGCGGCGCGTGCAGCGCATCGAAGGATCGGTGCTGCGGGGCACCTGGCAGGGCGAGCTGCGCATTCCGCGAGACTCGATGGCTGGTACGTGGACGCTCTTTGTGCGGGCAGCCACGCGCGATACCACCGTTTCGTTGCTTACCGGATCGCGGTTGGTGCTTCTCCCTGAAGATTTTGAGCGCGACGAGGACCGAAGGGCCACGCGCGATTCCCTCCAATACTTCGGCTACGATGTCTTTAACACAATCCCGCAGGCCTTTCAGCCAAGTCCAACCGGACCGGTAGACGATAGCTACGTGGTGGGCCCCAACGATGAGTTGCGGCTGACTGTGTGGGGCGGGGCCGAGTTTCAGTACGACCTGCAAGTCGACCGGCAGGGGCGCATCACCATCCCCAGCGTAGGGCAGTACACCGTAGCGGGCAAATCGCTCGCAGATCTCCGAACAGACTTAAGGCAGTGGCTGGGCCGCTACTACTCGGGGCTCGTCAGCGATCCGCCCACCGTCTTTATGGATCTGATGGTTACGCGCGTGCGGCCCATTCAGGTGTACGTGTTGGGCGCGGTGCCCCAACCCGGCGGCTACACGGTAAGCAGCTACGCTACCGTCTTTAACGCCTTGTACAGCGTAGGCGGCCCGCTCACTAGCGGAAGCCTGCGCAACATTCAGGTGGTGCGCAACGGCGACGTTGTGGATACGGTTGACCTGTACGGCTACCTCGTCGGCGCGCGCGCGCCTAATCCCGTGCATTTGCAAGGCGGCGACTACATCTTTGTGCCGCCACGTGGCGAAACGGTCTCCATTCGCGGCGAGGTGCAGCGGCCCGCCATCTACGAGGTGAAGCCGGAAGAAACCGTGAGCGATTTGCTGCAGTTTGCCGGCGGACTCACGCCTGAGGCCTATGCGCAGCGCTTTCAGATCAGTCGCATTGTGCCGTTTGCCGAGCGCGACAGCACAGGGATTGCCCGTACGGTGCTCGACCGCAGCCTAGCCGCGGTGCGCAGCGATACAGCGCAGGTGCCGCTCGCCGACGGCGACGAGGTACGCATCTTGTCGATTCGGCCAGACAGCGACCGCGTGGCGCGAGCTAACATCCCGAAGGTGGAAGTCACCGGTGCGGTTTACCAGCCCGGCACGTATGCCCTGGGCAGCGGGCTGCGCACGGTGCGCGACCTTGTGCAACGCGCCGATGGACTGACGGGCGACGCCTACAAGCCGCGGGCGCAGCTCTACCGCATTGGTCCCAACCTCGACTTCCAGGTGACGCGCCTTGATCTGCGCGCCGTGATGGACGACGTGCCCACGGCCAACGTCGTGCTCCGCCCGGGCGATAGCCTTCATGTTGCATCTGTGCAGGCCATGCGACAGGAGCGCACGGTGCGTATTTCAGGCAAAGTGCGCAACCCCGGTACGTACGCCTACCGCGACAGCATGACCGTGGGCGACTTGCTGTTTATGGCAGGGGGGCTGTACGACCGGCAGTTCCTAAAGGAGGTCTTTTTGGGCCGTGCCGACTTGTACCGCGAGATGCCGGACGGCAAGACGAAGCGCATTATCCCGTTCGATCTTGCGCGGGCGCTGCGGGGGGGCGGCTTCGCCACGCGCAACCTCCTGCCCGACGACGAGATCCGCATTTATGCCGACAGCCTTCAGGAGCTGAAAGACCGGTTTGTGCGCATCAGCGGGGCCGTTAAAGCGCCGGGACGCTACACCTACTACGACAACATGACGCTGAAGGACATCATTGTGCAGGCGCGGGGCTTCACCGAGGGCGCCTCGCTACGCAGCATAGAGGTTACCCGCATGGTGCGCGACAACGACGTGAAGCGCCGGGCGCGCACCATTATCGTTCCGCTGAACATGCCCGGCGCTACGTCGCAGAATGTCAGCTTTTCGGTCGGCGATACGACGCGGGCCATGCGATCGGCCGACACCTTTGTGCTGGAGCACCGCGATCGTGTGTTTGTGCGCACCTCGCCCAGCTTTCAGCCGCAACGTACGGTGGTTGTGCGCGGTGAGGTTACGTATCCGGGCGAGTACACCCTGCTGCGCAGCGACGAGACCCTTGCCAGCGTCATTCAACGCGCGGGTGGCATCTTGCCCACCGGGTACCCCAAGGGCGGGCGCCTGCGCCGCAACGGCGAGCAAGTCATTGTGGAAATTGGGCGGGCCATCGCGCGGAAGGGCGACGCCAACCTCTCATTGCAAGCGGGCGACGAGATTATAATTCCACCGCAGCCCAACACGGTGGCCGTCCGCGGTAACGTAGCCAACGAAGGGCTCATCAAGCACAATCCAGGCAAACGCGTGGAATACTACCTCGATCGGGCCGGCGGGGCGCAAGACGATACAAAGACCATCTTGCTTACGCAGGCCAACGGCGCCACCTTCCGCATCCAAACCGGCTGGTTCCGCGTAACGCCCGAGGTAGACGACGGCGCAACGATCCGCGTCATCGCCAAAGAGCCCGAGCCCGAAAACCAGGACGACGTGGACGTTGGGCAGGTCATTCAGCAAACCACGGCGGTCCTCTCAAGCGCGCTTACGATCATCGTCCTCGCCACGCGAGCCTTCAACTAA